Proteins from a genomic interval of Paenibacillus sp. FSL R5-0623:
- a CDS encoding AEC family transporter, with protein MIADIMLEVVLPVFLLIAVGSWMQKVFKLDLYTLAKINFYCITPAAVFMSMYHSDMSGELLGTVTLFYAIYVLILYIVGSVFARSLKMNKGMKAAFNNSIMLDNAGNYGLPINALVFRGDPLASSIQALVMSLQALLTFTYGVLSIQGAKLKGNYRAVIIGFLKMPVPYALLLGILFHMWKVPLPTFLSMPLTYAQQSMVAVALLTLGAQIVKYPIQLYRLDVYISTFLRLLIGPAIGISIVLLLGLEGIAAQALIIASGMPTGVNASILAEEYDNEPDFAAQTVLISTLLNIITITALISYAKTF; from the coding sequence ATGATTGCAGACATCATGCTTGAAGTCGTCCTGCCCGTCTTTCTCCTGATTGCCGTCGGGTCCTGGATGCAAAAGGTGTTCAAGCTGGACTTGTACACACTCGCCAAAATCAATTTCTATTGTATTACCCCCGCAGCCGTCTTTATGAGCATGTACCACTCGGATATGTCGGGCGAACTGCTTGGGACCGTGACACTCTTTTACGCGATATATGTATTGATTCTCTATATTGTAGGTTCTGTATTTGCGCGTTCACTTAAGATGAATAAAGGCATGAAGGCTGCCTTCAACAACAGCATTATGCTGGATAACGCAGGCAACTATGGACTGCCCATCAATGCACTGGTATTCCGCGGCGATCCACTCGCCTCTTCCATTCAGGCACTGGTCATGTCTTTGCAGGCATTACTGACATTTACCTACGGCGTGTTGTCCATTCAGGGCGCGAAGCTCAAAGGTAATTACCGTGCCGTGATTATTGGATTTCTTAAAATGCCTGTTCCATATGCGCTCTTGCTGGGGATTCTGTTCCACATGTGGAAGGTTCCCTTGCCTACGTTCCTGTCCATGCCGCTAACCTATGCGCAGCAAAGTATGGTCGCTGTGGCGCTGCTGACACTCGGAGCACAGATTGTAAAATATCCAATTCAACTGTATCGCCTTGATGTGTATATTAGCACATTTTTGCGTCTTCTGATTGGCCCGGCTATCGGAATTTCGATTGTGCTTCTGCTTGGGTTGGAAGGTATCGCTGCACAGGCACTTATTATCGCTTCGGGTATGCCGACCGGTGTCAACGCATCCATTCTCGCGGAAGAATACGATAATGAACCCGATTTTGCAGCCCAGACGGTGCTAATCTCAACGTTGCTTAACATCATCACGATAACAGCACTGATTTCTTATGCCAAAACGTTCTGA
- a CDS encoding mismatch-specific DNA-glycosylase yields MIPDHLDVGLSILFIGFNPSITSGETGHHYAYKGNRFWRILERSGLTPRLYDAQEDGELLKLGYGFTNIVARPTRGMEDITKEEYAEGRQILRQKLEEYRPDIACFVGKGVYTQYSKRAKVQWGFQDDPVVKEIQEFVAPSSSGLVRMSMDEIVEIYSQLANFVAEKNRED; encoded by the coding sequence ATGATTCCAGATCATCTGGATGTTGGTTTATCGATATTGTTTATTGGTTTCAATCCGAGCATTACGTCTGGAGAGACGGGTCATCATTATGCTTACAAAGGAAACCGGTTCTGGCGCATCCTTGAACGGTCGGGATTAACCCCGCGTTTATACGATGCACAGGAGGATGGAGAGTTGCTGAAGCTGGGATATGGATTCACAAATATTGTGGCCCGTCCCACCAGAGGTATGGAGGATATTACGAAGGAAGAATATGCAGAAGGACGCCAGATTTTGCGGCAAAAGCTGGAGGAATACCGACCGGACATCGCCTGTTTTGTCGGAAAAGGAGTGTACACCCAGTACAGCAAACGTGCTAAAGTGCAATGGGGATTCCAGGACGACCCGGTCGTCAAGGAGATTCAGGAGTTCGTTGCTCCCTCGTCCAGTGGACTCGTACGGATGTCGATGGATGAGATTGTGGAGATCTATTCACAGCTTGCTAATTTTGTTGCGGAGAAGAACAGGGAAGATTAA
- a CDS encoding sigma-70 family RNA polymerase sigma factor yields the protein MTQQIPEEELIQRIIGGDKQLFSVLVDRYKNKVYGIMRGMGASHPDAQDLAQDTFIRIYRYLPSRREGSSFSSWVYTIAVNRMRDFIREKKPVMSPVDQGIEPVSNETPEKRVLHKEMQREIYRELEQLPGSYRLVLLLKYTNELSYEEIADITGMSSTKVRNALYRGKKTLRKQMERKGGLATYEAYFKG from the coding sequence ATGACTCAACAGATACCGGAGGAGGAGCTGATTCAGCGCATTATTGGTGGGGATAAGCAGTTGTTCTCCGTGCTTGTGGATCGATATAAAAATAAAGTCTACGGCATCATGCGCGGAATGGGCGCGAGTCATCCGGATGCACAGGATCTCGCTCAGGATACGTTTATTCGCATCTATCGTTATCTCCCGTCGAGGCGGGAGGGAAGCAGTTTCTCGTCGTGGGTGTACACTATTGCGGTGAATCGGATGCGAGATTTTATACGGGAAAAGAAACCCGTCATGTCTCCAGTCGATCAAGGGATCGAACCGGTCAGTAATGAAACACCGGAAAAACGTGTGCTGCATAAAGAGATGCAGCGTGAAATATATCGTGAGCTTGAACAGTTACCTGGATCGTATCGCCTGGTGTTATTACTGAAGTACACAAACGAGTTGAGCTATGAAGAGATTGCAGACATTACAGGTATGAGTTCAACCAAAGTGCGCAACGCCCTTTATCGCGGGAAAAAAACGCTGAGGAAGCAAATGGAACGCAAAGGAGGTTTAGCCACGTATGAAGCCTATTTCAAAGGATGA
- a CDS encoding LacI family DNA-binding transcriptional regulator, whose protein sequence is MSRKVSIQTLADQLGLSKYAVSRALSGKTGVSEATRARVLELARALGYRQSTPGATNSPAAANHVDPSDPPFVLICMNQLNRGEPHYWQRVLSGMISACNERGWHHAIVSPSLGVTDENTSPEKAIAPHLDWERCAGIIVMGAFPHTVLQRLSQTGRPIILVDHQEPLLNCDTISHDNLEAGITVARYLMSMNCQRIGLITDDGRAASFAQRKIGIELALNHFHVDTSHTTSFREWNIPYENGEWVNQLATTIQNMPDDKRPDAWIGVNDDIALQWMHKLQEIGISTPKDCLVIGIDNVHSAVTSSPPLTTVNLCKEELGQRAVEALQRRIERPGTPKETVMLSTTLIPRESA, encoded by the coding sequence ATGTCACGCAAAGTATCTATTCAGACGCTGGCTGACCAGCTCGGATTATCCAAATATGCCGTCTCCCGCGCACTTAGTGGCAAGACAGGCGTTAGTGAAGCAACACGTGCACGGGTACTGGAACTTGCTCGGGCTTTGGGATATCGCCAAAGTACTCCGGGTGCTACCAACAGTCCTGCTGCTGCAAACCATGTGGATCCTTCCGATCCCCCGTTTGTTCTCATTTGCATGAATCAGCTCAACCGCGGTGAACCTCACTACTGGCAACGTGTTCTGTCAGGCATGATCTCCGCCTGTAATGAGCGTGGTTGGCATCATGCCATTGTATCTCCCTCACTCGGAGTGACGGACGAGAACACCTCTCCCGAAAAAGCTATTGCTCCTCATTTGGACTGGGAACGTTGTGCAGGAATTATTGTCATGGGGGCTTTCCCGCATACGGTTCTGCAACGACTCTCTCAGACGGGTCGGCCTATTATTCTGGTAGATCATCAGGAGCCCCTACTGAATTGTGATACAATCAGCCATGATAATCTGGAAGCTGGCATCACCGTGGCTAGATATCTAATGTCTATGAATTGCCAACGGATTGGCCTCATCACAGATGATGGTCGTGCTGCGAGCTTCGCCCAGCGGAAGATCGGGATTGAGTTGGCCCTGAACCATTTCCATGTGGACACCAGTCATACGACCAGCTTCAGAGAATGGAACATTCCGTATGAGAACGGCGAATGGGTTAACCAATTGGCTACCACCATTCAAAACATGCCAGATGACAAACGTCCCGATGCCTGGATTGGTGTTAATGATGATATTGCTTTGCAATGGATGCACAAATTACAGGAGATCGGTATCTCTACACCTAAAGATTGCCTTGTCATCGGTATCGACAATGTACATTCCGCAGTTACGTCCTCCCCGCCCCTGACCACAGTTAATCTGTGTAAAGAGGAACTTGGACAGCGCGCGGTCGAGGCTTTACAACGCCGGATCGAACGCCCGGGGACGCCAAAAGAAACGGTTATGCTATCGACTACGTTAATTCCAAGGGAATCTGCATAA
- a CDS encoding glycoside hydrolase family 125 protein, producing MEQFRLPKIPMPHLELPQAVQDILTEADERLQHRPRLLAQFRNCFPNTLETTTKLHDDGTTFVITGDIPAMWLRDSVEQVMHYVPLAKDDEKLQRIIGGLIKRHTFYADMDIYANAFNETANGWHWDANDETEMSPWVWERKFELDSLCFSMKLAYTYWRETELTDIFDERFKKVMENIVDLWETEQHHAERSSYRFMRRNCPAHDTLRNEGLGMPVNYTGMIWSGFRPSDDACDFHYNIPANMFAAVTLRQMGEIGKWVFRDEQLVNRMARLEEEIRHGISLYGTYRHPEYGQIYAYETDGYGNFCLMDDAGTPGLMSIPYMEYASIEDRVYQNTRRFILSKENPFYYEGQVAKGIGSPHTPPGYIWHMALSMQGLTADNDEEVLAMIELLENTDAGTGYMHEGFHADDPNTFTRQWFAWSNSLFSQLVYKAMKKGII from the coding sequence ATGGAACAGTTCAGATTACCGAAAATCCCTATGCCGCATCTGGAGTTGCCACAAGCTGTGCAGGATATTCTGACCGAGGCGGACGAGCGTTTGCAACATCGACCGAGATTGCTGGCTCAGTTTCGTAATTGTTTTCCCAATACGCTGGAAACGACCACGAAGCTGCATGATGATGGGACAACCTTTGTGATAACAGGGGATATTCCCGCGATGTGGTTAAGGGATTCCGTAGAACAGGTCATGCATTATGTTCCGCTTGCCAAGGATGATGAGAAGTTGCAGCGTATTATTGGAGGCCTGATCAAACGGCATACGTTCTACGCTGATATGGATATCTATGCCAATGCGTTCAATGAAACGGCGAATGGTTGGCATTGGGATGCCAATGATGAGACGGAGATGTCACCGTGGGTGTGGGAACGGAAGTTTGAGCTGGATTCCCTTTGTTTCTCCATGAAGCTGGCTTATACATATTGGCGGGAGACGGAACTTACGGATATATTCGATGAGCGCTTCAAGAAAGTGATGGAGAATATCGTAGACCTATGGGAGACGGAGCAGCATCACGCAGAGCGTTCATCTTACCGGTTCATGCGTCGCAATTGTCCAGCCCATGATACGCTGCGTAATGAAGGATTGGGCATGCCTGTGAATTACACGGGAATGATCTGGTCCGGATTCCGTCCGAGCGATGATGCCTGTGATTTTCATTATAATATTCCGGCGAACATGTTCGCTGCGGTAACCTTGCGCCAGATGGGGGAGATCGGGAAGTGGGTGTTCAGGGATGAACAACTGGTAAACCGGATGGCTCGTTTGGAAGAAGAAATACGACATGGCATTTCCCTGTACGGTACTTACCGTCATCCAGAGTATGGACAGATATATGCCTATGAAACGGACGGTTACGGCAACTTTTGTCTGATGGATGATGCGGGCACACCTGGACTGATGTCTATACCGTATATGGAGTATGCTTCGATTGAAGACAGGGTGTATCAGAACACACGTCGATTCATTTTGAGCAAGGAGAATCCGTTCTATTATGAAGGGCAGGTAGCCAAAGGTATTGGTAGCCCCCATACCCCTCCGGGATACATCTGGCACATGGCGCTATCCATGCAGGGTCTGACCGCAGACAATGACGAGGAGGTGCTGGCGATGATTGAATTGCTGGAGAACACGGATGCGGGTACCGGATATATGCATGAGGGTTTTCACGCCGATGATCCCAACACGTTTACCAGACAATGGTTTGCTTGGTCCAACAGCCTGTTCTCGCAATTGGTGTACAAGGCAATGAAAAAAGGGATTATATAA
- a CDS encoding Gfo/Idh/MocA family oxidoreductase, which yields MSHVYQVIIAGCGAMANTWADYALQRPDTEIVGLVDLYEQTATAFAARHGLTCPTFTDIREAIQATGANIVFDVTIPASHYGIAMTALKEGCHVFGEKPLAESFSDCTDIVQTAHSTGRIQAVMQNRRFDPRIRAYQHLISGGAIGQVGYAGADFFLGPHFGGFRDLMDSPLLLDMAIHTFDQARYILGANPVSVYCHEFNPPGSWYQGNAMALCIFEMSDGSVFNYRGSWCAEGVPTSWEASWRVIGEKGTAIWDGHDDIYAEVVAAQHLDADGKPSFFQPSERIEAELPVMDKTGHHGCLEDMFSALESGRLPETDCSDNQFSMAMVLASLESARTGQKVSIADLLKNT from the coding sequence ATGAGTCATGTTTATCAGGTAATTATCGCTGGCTGTGGCGCCATGGCCAATACGTGGGCAGACTATGCCTTGCAAAGACCGGATACGGAAATCGTTGGGCTGGTTGATCTGTATGAACAGACAGCCACTGCTTTCGCTGCAAGACATGGTCTCACCTGTCCTACGTTCACCGATATCCGCGAGGCCATTCAAGCGACCGGTGCAAATATTGTATTCGATGTCACGATTCCGGCGAGTCATTACGGCATTGCCATGACAGCGCTGAAGGAAGGGTGTCATGTCTTTGGCGAGAAACCCCTTGCGGAGTCCTTCTCCGACTGCACAGATATTGTGCAAACCGCTCACAGCACAGGACGCATTCAAGCCGTGATGCAAAATCGCCGGTTCGATCCGCGTATCCGCGCCTATCAGCATCTCATTTCGGGCGGAGCTATAGGGCAGGTAGGTTATGCCGGAGCTGACTTTTTCCTCGGGCCACACTTCGGCGGATTCCGGGATCTGATGGATAGTCCGCTGCTGCTCGATATGGCGATACATACGTTTGATCAGGCACGGTACATTCTCGGAGCCAATCCGGTATCGGTATACTGCCATGAATTCAACCCTCCAGGTTCCTGGTATCAAGGCAATGCGATGGCGTTATGTATATTTGAGATGTCTGACGGGTCCGTATTTAACTATCGCGGATCATGGTGCGCAGAGGGAGTTCCCACGTCCTGGGAAGCAAGCTGGCGCGTAATCGGTGAAAAAGGAACCGCCATCTGGGATGGTCATGATGACATCTATGCTGAGGTGGTTGCTGCACAACACCTGGATGCCGACGGCAAACCATCCTTTTTCCAGCCAAGTGAGCGGATTGAAGCGGAACTGCCTGTCATGGACAAAACAGGTCACCACGGCTGTCTCGAAGACATGTTCTCCGCACTGGAATCAGGGCGATTGCCTGAGACCGATTGCAGCGATAACCAGTTCAGCATGGCCATGGTCCTCGCATCACTTGAGAGCGCCCGCACTGGCCAAAAAGTGTCCATCGCCGATCTACTGAAAAACACATAG
- a CDS encoding sugar phosphate isomerase/epimerase — protein sequence MNKSLRIGTLVGGQDAVRVIPQIMQHGFESFNLTFWQTTGDLDLAETAKRVREIVDEQGIVISAVSVFGNPLTGAGDNADTLASWERVIDHAQLFGADIVSGFTGRLTDQPINESIPRFKEVFGELARRAADRGVRIAFENCDMGGTWQTGDWNIAHNPTAWEMMFDAVPDENVGLEWEPCHQMSSLIDPIPQLRKWAHKVFHVHGKDATIAWDIVKEYGVHGPREFVWHRTPGFGDNNWADIITILRQNGYQGTIDIEGWHDPVYKDELEMTGQVHALRYLKQCRGGDFVPNPV from the coding sequence ATGAATAAATCATTACGCATCGGTACCCTTGTAGGCGGGCAGGACGCCGTCCGCGTTATCCCGCAGATCATGCAACACGGCTTCGAATCATTTAACCTGACCTTCTGGCAAACAACTGGCGATCTGGACCTGGCAGAGACAGCCAAACGTGTCCGTGAAATTGTGGACGAACAAGGCATTGTCATCTCCGCGGTGAGTGTATTTGGTAATCCGCTAACGGGAGCCGGAGACAACGCCGATACACTGGCAAGCTGGGAGCGGGTGATTGATCATGCACAGCTCTTCGGTGCAGATATCGTCTCCGGGTTCACCGGACGCCTGACCGATCAACCCATCAACGAGTCCATCCCCCGTTTCAAGGAAGTATTTGGTGAACTGGCACGCCGGGCAGCAGACCGGGGTGTACGCATCGCTTTTGAAAACTGTGATATGGGTGGAACCTGGCAGACAGGCGACTGGAACATCGCCCATAATCCGACGGCTTGGGAGATGATGTTTGATGCTGTTCCAGATGAAAATGTAGGCTTGGAGTGGGAGCCTTGCCATCAAATGTCCAGCCTGATTGATCCTATTCCACAGCTACGCAAATGGGCTCATAAAGTCTTCCACGTACATGGCAAAGATGCCACGATTGCCTGGGATATTGTCAAGGAATACGGCGTGCATGGCCCACGGGAATTTGTCTGGCACCGCACACCCGGCTTCGGGGATAACAACTGGGCAGACATTATCACGATTCTGCGTCAGAACGGTTATCAGGGTACGATTGATATTGAAGGCTGGCATGATCCCGTCTACAAAGACGAACTCGAAATGACCGGACAGGTGCATGCTTTACGATATTTGAAACAATGCCGTGGTGGCGATTTTGTGCCAAACCCAGTGTAG
- a CDS encoding AraC family transcriptional regulator — protein MLDLKALHENTRIDHKSYPFQLFQNRCSDMKAEECILYLHWHEHFELIIMRKGSALFHIDSKPYIVRAGEVIIIPGGTLHVGYALDDGDVHYDSVVVNRALFHDFTHDPVHEQYVAPYLEGRVRFPVKPAEENTVCVGYYSLLNEAVEEMALQPPAYQLVVKSKLHALFTLLARTFMPQQLPDKTVGSYFPNRERFKQLIAQIEADPIGKMSVTEAASHVGLNAYHFCKMFKKLTGRTFVEYVNGCRMSEAEKLLQGSGLTITEIAARVGCDNANYFTKLYKQYKGMTPSEARLKKEG, from the coding sequence GTGCTGGATCTGAAAGCGCTTCACGAAAATACCCGAATTGACCATAAATCATATCCATTTCAGCTGTTCCAAAATCGGTGTTCAGATATGAAAGCTGAAGAATGTATTCTGTATTTGCATTGGCATGAACATTTCGAACTGATTATTATGCGCAAGGGCAGTGCGCTTTTTCATATTGATAGCAAACCTTATATAGTTCGAGCAGGTGAGGTCATCATCATTCCTGGAGGTACATTGCATGTTGGATATGCTCTGGATGACGGGGATGTGCATTATGATTCCGTTGTAGTCAACCGTGCCCTGTTCCATGATTTCACTCATGATCCTGTGCATGAGCAATATGTCGCGCCCTACTTGGAAGGAAGAGTGAGATTTCCGGTCAAACCGGCAGAGGAAAACACAGTCTGTGTAGGCTATTATTCTTTGTTGAATGAAGCCGTAGAAGAAATGGCGTTACAGCCCCCGGCTTATCAGCTTGTGGTGAAATCCAAGTTACATGCTTTGTTCACCCTGCTTGCACGAACCTTTATGCCGCAGCAGCTACCGGATAAAACGGTTGGATCGTATTTTCCAAACCGCGAACGTTTCAAACAGTTGATTGCGCAGATCGAAGCGGACCCCATAGGGAAGATGTCTGTTACCGAAGCGGCAAGCCATGTGGGACTGAATGCGTATCATTTCTGCAAAATGTTCAAAAAGCTGACCGGACGTACCTTCGTGGAATACGTGAACGGGTGCAGGATGAGTGAGGCGGAGAAACTACTGCAAGGCAGCGGTCTGACCATTACGGAGATCGCCGCCAGAGTCGGCTGTGATAACGCCAATTATTTTACGAAACTGTATAAGCAATACAAGGGGATGACTCCCTCCGAGGCGCGGTTGAAGAAGGAAGGTTGA
- a CDS encoding FAD-dependent oxidoreductase, with amino-acid sequence MIQNHNKPIWDVVIVGAGIAGLTASIYLARAGQTVLLLDKGKHPGGRAISTEIAAARVNLGAHALSKSALPILQEVGVTPTGAVPKPPGTLVFEGTNGGYRAIPLAQLLLGSFLKWQEKSQLLRFYTSLSKTDTSALCKVSLQAHLEAQISSPRVRSVVLGLVRLSTYCDAPDQLSAGAVIKQLKQSQVLYIDEGWQSLVSRLTEQAQQANVLIRTSSVVIGITGSYPQMMVTLKDGSQLTTRHVISTAGPMDTLALLNPALTPMEVEAYKLTPVRTACLDLVVSGMPQPKTKFVLGADYPLYYSNHSAAASLSENPANEVVHVMKYLSASIHSDPTQDEYELKGFLDFIQPGWRKHVVQQRFLPRMLVSHGIVTAANGGLPGRPGPAVKGRPGLYVAGDWVGAEGMLINASLASAKEAAQMIIAGREKDKEGMYHGA; translated from the coding sequence ATGATACAGAATCACAATAAGCCGATATGGGATGTTGTCATCGTGGGAGCAGGCATTGCCGGATTAACCGCCTCGATATATCTGGCACGGGCGGGCCAGACTGTACTGTTGCTCGACAAAGGAAAACATCCCGGAGGCCGGGCTATTTCGACTGAGATCGCAGCCGCACGCGTAAACTTGGGAGCTCATGCTCTCAGTAAGAGTGCGCTTCCCATTCTGCAAGAGGTAGGCGTCACCCCTACCGGAGCAGTACCGAAACCGCCAGGCACATTGGTGTTCGAAGGAACGAACGGTGGTTATAGGGCAATTCCTCTAGCTCAGCTCTTGCTCGGATCGTTCTTGAAGTGGCAGGAGAAGTCCCAACTCCTTCGGTTCTACACTTCCCTAAGCAAGACAGACACATCTGCTCTGTGTAAAGTTAGTCTGCAGGCTCACTTGGAAGCCCAGATCTCCAGTCCACGTGTGCGCAGTGTCGTGCTTGGTCTCGTTCGTTTGAGCACATACTGCGATGCTCCCGACCAGCTAAGTGCTGGCGCTGTCATCAAGCAGCTCAAGCAGAGCCAAGTGCTGTATATAGATGAAGGCTGGCAATCCCTCGTCAGCCGGCTGACAGAACAAGCTCAGCAGGCTAACGTGTTAATCCGCACGAGCTCTGTTGTAATTGGCATTACCGGGAGCTATCCGCAGATGATGGTCACTTTAAAAGATGGATCACAGTTGACGACTCGTCACGTGATATCCACTGCCGGTCCAATGGATACGCTAGCTCTCCTCAATCCCGCTCTTACACCCATGGAAGTGGAAGCTTATAAGCTAACTCCTGTTCGTACCGCGTGCCTGGATCTCGTCGTATCGGGGATGCCTCAACCAAAAACGAAATTTGTTTTAGGCGCCGATTACCCGTTGTACTACTCCAACCATTCCGCCGCGGCTTCCTTATCAGAGAATCCGGCAAACGAGGTTGTGCATGTCATGAAGTATTTGTCAGCTTCAATCCATTCGGACCCCACGCAGGATGAATACGAGCTTAAAGGCTTTCTTGATTTCATTCAGCCGGGGTGGCGCAAGCACGTCGTTCAGCAGCGTTTCCTTCCTCGAATGCTTGTCTCGCATGGCATCGTCACCGCAGCGAACGGCGGCCTCCCTGGCAGGCCTGGACCTGCGGTCAAAGGAAGACCCGGACTCTATGTTGCTGGCGATTGGGTAGGAGCTGAGGGGATGTTGATTAACGCATCTTTAGCGAGCGCGAAAGAGGCTGCTCAAATGATAATAGCGGGTAGAGAAAAAGATAAGGAAGGGATGTATCATGGAGCTTGA
- the sigJ gene encoding RNA polymerase sigma factor SigJ, whose amino-acid sequence MELDLVYRTYRPLLLSIAYRMLGSVTHAEDLVQDAFVTVQQQDIHKEGGPVRNLKAYLCKMVTNRCLDYLKSTRKKREVYIGPWLPEPLVQDYMFAPESASAAGQDPLQTIELEDTISYAFLVMLDRLTPIERAVFVLREAFEFDYCDIANFVNKTELGCRKIYSRLKRKIQDEPEVELTPSAQSEQLTLRFLQATSTGDMEGLFRMLSDDIVLYSDGGGKVLAAIKPVTSSQRVLAFIQGLVSKSDSTGAVRLVKINGQLGFVLSSPSEAFPTVVSLAFRNGRVQRIYLMRNPDKLRHLNLG is encoded by the coding sequence ATGGAGCTTGACTTGGTATACAGAACGTACAGACCTCTTCTTCTTTCCATCGCATATCGTATGTTAGGATCTGTCACTCATGCTGAGGATTTGGTGCAGGATGCATTTGTAACGGTACAACAGCAGGATATCCATAAGGAGGGTGGCCCTGTTCGTAACCTAAAAGCGTACTTATGCAAAATGGTTACGAACCGTTGTCTGGATTACTTGAAATCAACACGTAAAAAAAGAGAGGTATATATCGGGCCATGGCTGCCCGAACCTCTGGTGCAAGACTATATGTTCGCTCCAGAATCGGCTTCAGCAGCGGGACAGGACCCACTCCAAACGATTGAGCTGGAAGATACGATCTCGTACGCCTTTCTTGTCATGCTGGATCGGCTAACTCCTATTGAGCGCGCGGTATTCGTTCTACGAGAAGCCTTCGAATTTGATTATTGCGATATTGCAAACTTCGTGAACAAGACGGAGCTGGGATGCCGCAAGATTTACAGTCGTCTCAAACGTAAAATCCAAGACGAGCCGGAAGTCGAGTTGACCCCCAGCGCGCAGTCCGAGCAGCTTACACTTCGTTTCCTTCAGGCCACCTCTACTGGTGATATGGAAGGGCTCTTCAGAATGCTTTCGGACGATATCGTGCTGTATAGTGATGGTGGCGGTAAAGTCTTGGCAGCAATTAAACCCGTTACATCAAGCCAGCGAGTTCTTGCGTTCATTCAAGGGCTTGTATCCAAAAGTGACAGCACGGGGGCTGTGCGGCTCGTCAAGATCAACGGACAACTTGGATTTGTATTAAGCAGCCCTTCCGAGGCATTCCCGACTGTTGTCAGCCTTGCGTTCAGAAACGGCCGTGTTCAACGGATTTATCTCATGCGTAATCCAGATAAGCTACGGCATTTGAATTTAGGGTAA
- a CDS encoding serine/threonine protein kinase, whose translation MNRPDWFQAEEALQQIQVIGSDRNELVNIIGDVEGLNCIGTGTDAAVFTYDGLPQYAFKMYSDHALDKLENEKQVYEQLKGLPYFPTYYGSGRNVLVISFEPGDTLLECLEKGIPVPEQVMLDVDAAREAVRSRGLNPRDIHLKNVILQDGRGKVIDVSEYIQDGNDNRWEHLVWAYHNIYPRIKGTPISPRMLQTIKWGYNQFDHANVKMDDLAKKANRLFSRFMK comes from the coding sequence ATGAATCGACCGGATTGGTTCCAGGCGGAAGAAGCATTACAACAGATCCAAGTCATCGGAAGCGACCGGAATGAGCTCGTAAACATCATCGGCGATGTAGAAGGATTGAATTGTATTGGCACAGGTACGGATGCGGCTGTATTTACGTATGACGGCTTGCCGCAGTACGCCTTCAAGATGTACTCGGATCATGCCTTGGACAAACTCGAAAATGAAAAGCAGGTATACGAGCAGCTCAAAGGCCTGCCATACTTCCCTACCTATTACGGCAGCGGCCGGAATGTGCTCGTGATCAGTTTTGAACCCGGGGATACGCTGCTGGAATGTTTGGAAAAGGGAATCCCCGTCCCCGAGCAGGTGATGCTCGATGTGGACGCAGCGCGAGAAGCCGTTCGCAGCCGAGGGTTGAACCCTCGTGACATTCATCTGAAAAATGTAATTCTTCAGGACGGGCGCGGGAAAGTGATTGACGTATCCGAGTATATTCAGGACGGCAATGACAATCGCTGGGAGCATCTTGTCTGGGCTTATCACAACATCTATCCGCGGATCAAAGGAACGCCCATATCTCCACGCATGCTGCAAACGATCAAATGGGGATACAATCAGTTCGATCATGCCAACGTCAAAATGGACGACCTCGCCAAGAAAGCCAATCGTCTGTTCTCCAGGTTTATGAAATGA